In one window of Reinekea forsetii DNA:
- a CDS encoding sigma-54-dependent transcriptional regulator — MTDSLTELQLSATIWLIDDDDDLLHALQQGLELDGFTVESNLSATEVLNRLSSDAYGVVISDILMPDMNGMDLLQKVMDIDVALPTILMTGHGDVPLAVEAIRKGAYDFLEKPFSMQQLSQVLKRALEKRRLVLENRSLRETIDDHDPISQRLVGRSEGIVYLREQINALSDTNVDCLIIGETGSGKEVVARAIHDFSNRKHQPFVAINCAAVPIDLIESELFGHEAGAFTGATKKRIGKLEYAQGGTVFLDEIDSMPMDLQAKILRAIEQRTIEPLGSNKTIALDITIIAATKEDLETLSSDHRFRLDLYYRLNVITFKIPPLRDRREDIALLFFHLARIARSKYRREIPTLSPALVEQLTHYAWPGNVRELRNYADRFVLGMWNGFVQETTTSSHVGDLASRLSSFEKTVIEQELMRHGGSLKLTYTALGLSRKGLYDKIKRLKIQIKDLADDELDG; from the coding sequence ATGACCGATAGCCTAACCGAATTGCAGTTGTCGGCCACCATTTGGCTGATCGATGATGATGACGATCTTTTGCATGCCTTACAGCAGGGCCTGGAGTTGGACGGCTTTACCGTAGAGTCCAACCTGAGCGCCACCGAGGTGCTGAATCGACTCTCCAGTGACGCCTATGGGGTGGTGATTAGCGATATTTTGATGCCCGATATGAACGGCATGGACTTGCTGCAAAAGGTTATGGATATAGATGTCGCCCTGCCAACCATCCTGATGACCGGTCATGGTGATGTACCGCTGGCCGTGGAAGCGATTCGCAAGGGCGCCTACGATTTTCTGGAAAAGCCCTTTTCGATGCAACAACTCTCCCAGGTCCTTAAACGGGCCTTGGAAAAGCGCCGCCTGGTCTTGGAAAACCGCAGTCTGCGCGAGACCATCGATGACCACGATCCGATCAGCCAACGTCTGGTGGGGCGTTCTGAGGGTATTGTCTATCTGCGTGAGCAGATCAACGCGCTATCAGATACCAATGTCGACTGCCTGATTATCGGTGAGACTGGCTCTGGTAAAGAGGTGGTGGCGCGTGCCATTCACGATTTCTCCAACCGCAAACACCAACCCTTTGTCGCGATCAACTGTGCCGCAGTGCCGATCGATCTGATCGAGAGCGAACTGTTTGGCCATGAGGCCGGAGCCTTTACCGGTGCGACCAAAAAACGCATTGGCAAGCTGGAGTATGCTCAGGGTGGCACAGTCTTTTTGGATGAAATCGACTCCATGCCGATGGATTTACAGGCCAAGATACTGCGCGCCATCGAGCAACGCACCATCGAGCCGCTCGGTTCCAATAAGACCATTGCCTTGGACATCACCATTATTGCCGCCACCAAGGAAGACTTGGAAACGCTGTCGAGCGACCATCGGTTCCGCCTCGACCTTTATTACCGGCTCAATGTCATCACTTTTAAAATTCCCCCACTGCGCGATCGGCGTGAAGACATTGCCTTGCTGTTCTTTCATCTGGCGCGCATCGCGCGCAGTAAGTATCGGCGTGAAATCCCGACCCTGTCACCGGCGCTGGTGGAACAGCTCACCCATTATGCCTGGCCGGGTAATGTCCGCGAATTGCGCAATTACGCCGATCGCTTTGTCTTGGGTATGTGGAACGGTTTTGTCCAAGAAACGACAACATCGAGCCATGTCGGCGACCTGGCTTCGCGCCTTAGCAGTTTTGAAAAAACGGTTATAGAACAAGAATTGATGCGCCATGGCGGTTCCCTAAAACTAACCTATACTGCGCTTGGTCTGTCGCGTAAGGGCTTGTACGATAAGATAAAACGACTCAAGATTCAGATCAAGGATCTGGCCGACGACGAACTCGATGGGTAG